The Ignatzschineria rhizosphaerae genome contains a region encoding:
- the tolA gene encoding cell envelope integrity protein TolA, with the protein MKRETQDRWINISSGLLTALVIIGIGYFSFTSYQKIQQAALNENAAKISDENKIAKSERIDTKEVENELNRLAEEKRLEEARIAAEKAAREKAAREKAEAERKAAEKAAQEKLVREKAEQERIIAEQKAAEKQEAEKVAAEKAAAEKRAQEKLAQEKIEQERIATEKKQAEEKATQEKAEAERKAAEKKAAEQKAAEEKLAQEKSEKERLEKERIEKERLAAEKKEADRKAAEAKKTEEESRIAAALNSEYFSQVHAYLYALWITPPGSYGLSTTIQFKVKEDGTIIGMPIIIKESGNEEFDNSVFVAIMSAEKVPMPSDPVVRKYLAKEGFEITYRPTN; encoded by the coding sequence ATGAAACGTGAGACACAAGATAGATGGATTAATATCAGTAGCGGCCTTTTAACCGCACTTGTTATTATCGGTATTGGCTACTTCTCCTTTACTTCTTATCAAAAAATTCAACAAGCCGCACTCAATGAGAATGCGGCAAAAATTAGCGATGAAAATAAAATCGCGAAATCTGAACGCATTGATACCAAAGAAGTTGAAAATGAACTCAACCGTCTTGCTGAAGAAAAACGTCTAGAAGAAGCACGTATCGCCGCGGAGAAAGCGGCCCGAGAAAAAGCTGCGAGAGAAAAAGCAGAAGCTGAGCGTAAAGCTGCTGAAAAAGCAGCGCAAGAGAAGCTTGTACGAGAAAAGGCTGAGCAAGAGCGAATTATAGCAGAGCAAAAAGCTGCAGAGAAACAGGAAGCTGAGAAAGTTGCAGCAGAAAAAGCGGCGGCAGAAAAAAGAGCTCAAGAGAAACTTGCACAAGAAAAAATTGAACAAGAACGTATTGCTACCGAGAAAAAACAAGCAGAAGAGAAAGCCACACAAGAAAAAGCAGAGGCTGAACGCAAAGCTGCTGAGAAAAAAGCCGCTGAACAAAAAGCAGCAGAAGAGAAGCTAGCACAAGAAAAGTCTGAGAAAGAGCGTTTAGAAAAAGAGAGGATTGAAAAAGAACGTCTTGCTGCTGAAAAAAAGGAAGCTGATCGTAAAGCGGCTGAAGCAAAAAAAACCGAGGAAGAATCGCGAATTGCAGCCGCTCTAAATAGTGAATATTTCTCCCAAGTACACGCTTATCTTTATGCTTTATGGATTACCCCACCAGGAAGTTATGGCTTAAGCACCACGATTCAATTTAAAGTCAAAGAAGATGGCACAATCATTGGTATGCCTATCATCATCAAGGAGAGTGGCAATGAAGAATTTGATAATAGTGTCTTTGTAGCAATTATGAGTGCAGAAAAAGTGCCGATGCCAAGCGATCCTGTTGTTAGAAAATATCTCGCCAAAGAAGGTTTTGAAATTACCTATAGACCTACTAATTAA
- a CDS encoding biopolymer transporter ExbD, translated as MRRRKRANKLNSDMNIVPYVDVMFVLLTIFMVTATTISVGIDVEPPQMDSSQAVAIEGDEMMVISVDASGSFFFNLADNPNIALPEDEILRQASTLFSENEQMQALVKGDQKAPYGKIIDAMSLLQRVTQKNVQLMTIPFEE; from the coding sequence ATGAGACGACGTAAACGCGCCAATAAACTCAACTCGGACATGAACATAGTTCCTTATGTTGATGTCATGTTCGTTCTTTTAACGATCTTTATGGTGACAGCAACTACCATCTCTGTCGGAATTGATGTTGAACCTCCTCAAATGGATAGCAGCCAAGCGGTTGCTATCGAAGGTGATGAGATGATGGTTATTTCAGTAGATGCCTCAGGAAGCTTCTTCTTTAACCTTGCAGATAATCCTAATATCGCACTCCCTGAAGATGAGATTTTACGACAAGCAAGCACACTTTTTTCCGAGAATGAACAGATGCAAGCACTCGTTAAAGGGGATCAAAAAGCACCTTATGGCAAGATCATTGATGCGATGAGCTTATTGCAACGTGTTACCCAGAAAAATGTACAACTTATGACAATCCCGTTTGAAGAGTAA
- the tolQ gene encoding protein TolQ, giving the protein MSSDLQFWHLILSASFPVKIIMLILAIMLIVAIFLIWKKYISIKLAKYRINQFERLFWSGADINQLATEATKKGKNCSDLEKVFLSGFQEFSRLRSYANYDPEFIVSSVKSAMFAETQREETSIQKFLSWLATIGSVAPYIGLLGTVIGVMNSFSALGTVKQVTLSQVAPGISEALIATAIGLLAAIPAVMAYNKFSNDINTMMTRYDSFIDEFANILARQYVQLTQKNIQATA; this is encoded by the coding sequence ATGTCCTCTGACTTACAATTTTGGCACCTTATTTTAAGTGCTAGTTTTCCCGTTAAAATCATTATGCTCATCTTAGCGATCATGCTAATTGTGGCAATTTTCTTAATCTGGAAAAAATATATCTCCATTAAGCTCGCAAAATATCGTATTAACCAGTTTGAAAGACTCTTTTGGTCGGGTGCTGATATTAATCAACTCGCCACTGAAGCTACCAAAAAAGGGAAAAACTGCTCAGATTTAGAGAAAGTCTTTCTCTCAGGATTTCAAGAATTTAGCCGTTTGAGAAGTTATGCTAATTATGACCCTGAATTTATTGTTTCAAGTGTAAAAAGTGCCATGTTTGCAGAAACTCAGCGTGAAGAAACGAGTATTCAAAAATTCCTCTCATGGCTGGCAACGATTGGTTCTGTTGCACCTTATATTGGTCTTTTAGGAACCGTGATCGGCGTTATGAACTCATTTAGCGCACTAGGGACTGTCAAACAAGTGACGCTTTCTCAAGTAGCACCAGGAATCTCTGAGGCACTTATTGCAACGGCAATCGGTCTTCTTGCTGCGATTCCGGCAGTTATGGCTTATAACAAATTTAGCAATGATATCAATACAATGATGACCCGTTACGATAGCTTTATTGATGAGTTTGCCAATATCCTAGCACGCCAATATGTGCAACTGACTCAAAAAAACATACAAGCTACCGCATAA
- the ybgC gene encoding tol-pal system-associated acyl-CoA thioesterase, producing the protein MVPKAEIFELPIRVYYEDTDAGGIVYHSTYLNFMERARTEWLLAKGINLNTHAQTHLEMFVVRKLDIEYRQPAHLCDDLVIQSRIIERSRTRAIFEQNILRGDEVLTRGNVEIVTLDVNTRRPKPLPNFF; encoded by the coding sequence ATGGTACCAAAAGCTGAAATCTTTGAATTACCAATCCGCGTCTATTACGAGGATACCGATGCTGGTGGCATTGTGTATCATTCAACCTATCTCAATTTTATGGAGCGAGCTCGAACAGAGTGGTTGCTAGCAAAAGGCATCAATCTCAATACTCATGCACAGACCCATCTTGAAATGTTTGTGGTTCGCAAGCTTGATATTGAATACCGCCAGCCAGCTCATCTTTGTGATGATTTGGTTATACAATCAAGAATTATTGAACGCAGTAGAACGCGGGCTATTTTTGAACAAAATATCTTACGAGGTGATGAAGTATTAACACGTGGAAACGTAGAAATCGTCACTCTAGACGTCAATACTAGACGTCCTAAACCTCTTCCCAATTTCTTTTAA